One stretch of Nymphaea colorata isolate Beijing-Zhang1983 unplaced genomic scaffold, ASM883128v2 scaffold0114, whole genome shotgun sequence DNA includes these proteins:
- the LOC116268108 gene encoding uncharacterized protein LOC116268108: MKAEESLQNTDNSMKEMEPSAEANPVTPATEGAFSSKCGKCALNNLLGRKEITDEMLDQICTKFEKEVKQDYRHALGGDYDINVLMDALKVFGKECRWLSGSKIAICREGELEKPERVGYLINRALKPSIFKSMVGLSDRHWIAVRNYEGQYYLFDSKS, encoded by the exons ATGAAGGCCGAAGAGTCTCTCCAGAACACGGACAACAGCATGAAGGAAATGGAGCCCTCGGCGGAAGCCAATCCAGTCACTCCCGCCACAGAG GGCGCCTTCAGCTCCAAGTGCGGCAAGTGCGCCCTCAACAACCTCCTCGGTCGCAAGGAGATCACCGATGAAATGCTCGACCAGATCTGCACGAAGTTCGAGAAGGAGGTGAAGCAGGACTACCGCCATGCGCTGGGAGGAGACTACGACATCAACGTCCTCATGGACGCGCTCAAGGTCTTCGGGAAGGAGTGCAGGTGGCTCAGTGGCAGCAAGATAGCCATTTGCAGGGAGGGCGAGCTGGAAAAACCGGAAAGAGTAGGCTACCTCATCAATAGGGCGCTCAAGCCTAGCATTTTCAAGTCGATGGTGGGCCTCAGCGATAGGCACTGGATCGCTGTTAGGAACTACGAGGGACAGTACTACCTCTTCGATTCAAAATCCTAG